Below is a genomic region from Rhododendron vialii isolate Sample 1 chromosome 5a, ASM3025357v1.
TGAATCAGCATCCATATCATCCATGCACTCGACCAGCACCCTACAATTTTTGTATTGCAAAACTTTGGATCACCGAAGAGAATGTAAAAGAGAATTTAATAACAGCAACGGCTTCTTGTTCTTGGTTGTCATGCACTCTACAAGAGCAGCAACGATTGATTTATGAAATCCAGTATTAGCACAGTAGATGCATGAATACCTGATTGTTGTAGAAGTTCCCACAGGGAATGCTTTATTTGCAACAATAGAGGCTTTGTAAACTGCAGCTTTGGCACGAGCAGCTGAAATTTCGTTTCTGGCCGAACGCAATTCCTCCAGGAGGGTTTCTACTCTGGTTGGTACTTCTTCAGCTTTAACCTTCACACAACGAGATTTGATAGCACAACATTGAGAAGTTAGAAAAAGTGTGCCAGAAAACCACTTTCGCTTATTTCGGTATTTGATTATCATACTTGACTAAAAGCACATGAAGCCATTTGTATTGTAATAAGGTTCTactaggaaaaagaaaagggcttCTTCCTTCTTAAGAAAGGATATAGAAGAAGAGGGTTAAGAGAATTGATAAAGAGCAAGCCCGACCAATGCAAATGGGAAAAAGGCCAGGGAAACATGGTTCATCAAACCTTAGCTGTTCAGGCTATTGCTATGAGCTAAAATTGTGGAAATAAGAATCACACAATTCAGAAGAAAGACATACTTTGAGAGTGGAGCATAGTTGTTTCATATAACTATCTCTGGCATTGATGTACTCGATAAAAGCTTCACCAGCCACTGCTTCAATACGTCTAATCCCAGAAGCAATACCCTGTTCTGAGATTATCTTGAAGCCACGTAGTTCAGAAGTATTGCTAACATGAGTGCCACCGCATAGTTCCATAGATACCCCTGGAACCTCTACAACCCGAAcctaaaaaaattcacattagTTGAAGGAAAGCCCAAAACTGATCTCCTATTGCACGAACATATTATTGAGCATCCCAAATTTCATCATTTTACCACATTTATAGTAAAAGGTAAAATTAATAATATATCTGTAATTAGCAATCATGTGTCATGAAGTGTTCTTGTGAAGTGCTTTGATAATACTAAAATATTTTGCAGTCAGAGCTACTTAAAAAAAGATTACATAGAACTTGAACCTCTTCTCCATATTTTTCTCCGAACATTGCAATGGCCCCTGCATTCTTTGCATCAGTTAGAGCCATCACTTTAGTTTGCAGTAGTGTAGCATCCGTAATCCAGCTATTGATCAGTTCTTCAATCTCCATGAGCTCGTTATCCAAAAGTGGCCGGTGGAAGTTGAAATCAAATCTAAGCCGATCAAAAGCTACCAATGAACCAGCTTGTGATGTTTCCTGGCCTATTACCTTTTTAAGTGCAGCTTGTAGCAAATGAGTAGCAGTATGATGAACctaagaaagagaagagagttTAAATAAAATCCACAGGAGAAGCAATTATATAAAATGTGCAGAAACAGAAGATAAGAAATTATTTAAGCCACTACCTTAGCGCGCTGCCTCAGCCTTGCATCTACTGCAGCTTCCACTTCTCCCCCAACCTCTATACTTCCCTCCTTCACAGTACCAGTATGAACAAAAATATTACCATGGGactttttgacttcttttatCTCTATAACAGCTTGCTCTTGGTTTCTAGCTTCAGGAATGAAAAGAAAGCCATTGTCTCCAATTTGACCACCTGATTCAGCATAAAATGGTGTTCTGTTGAGAAGAACTTCTACTTCATTTCCTTTAGAAACCTGTAGTACTGATTTCCCATTAACTAAGAGACCCTCAACTACTGCTCTAGCGGAAAGTGTGTCATAACCAAGAAACTCTGTGTTAGAAATACTCGCAGTTAGATCAGCATCATTTCCAACTTCAAGTTTAACGGCACTATGTGCAGCCTGAGACTGACGTCTTTGGTTTTCCATTTCAATATCAAAAGTGTGCATATCTACACTGACGCCGCGTTCACCAGCCACTTCCCTTGTTATCTCCACAGGAAAACCATACGTGTCATACAATAGAAACGCATCCTTGCCTGACAAGCAAGGCGTGGTTCCATTTTCATTAGCACTTGACAAAGCTTCCACTAACATTTGGTCAAGCAGTTTTTCCCCTCTCTCCAATGTTTGTACAAAACGCAGTTCTTCCCTTTTCAACTCCTCCAGGATCCGGGGTGCTCTTGCTTTTACATCTGAATCTATGTGGGTGCTCATGTCAATTACTTTTTCAGCGATTGTTGGCAAAAATGCTCCCTCAATGTTTCCCCTACCGTCGCCCGTTATACCAGCTAACCTGCCGGTACGAACAGCCCTTCTGATGAGCCGCCGAACTACATAACCTCTCCCAATATTTGATGGGACAACCCCATCTGATAGGAGAAAAACAATAGCCCGCATATGATCGCCGATTATctgaaaaaaaagggaaagcttTAAAACGGCaatgcaaataaaataataataaactaAGAAGCACAGATACAGATATACAGGACACACTATGACATGGATACGGCAACACAATAACTTTACAAAAAATAGGGACATGGAACACCATATATCGGCAACAAACAAATCATGTTGTCAAGACCATTAATGGTACTAATAACTACATTCCTTTTTCCGCACTACATTGCGTTCATATTTTACCATTATCAAATAGTAAGACACCATTTTGCACATTCCACTCATAGAAGATAGTTATAAATCCACATTGCTTTTATTATATTGTTGGAATCTAACTCTTTTTTTGAACTTGTTATATGAATCATCTGTGTGTAGGTGATGGATATGTGTATCCAACTAGTGTTCGAATAGTCTCCAAAGTGTATCCAGTTTTAATAATGCAGAACCAATGAGATATCTTTGGATGAGCATCCAAAACTAGCAGATTGACCAAAGAGTATCTGACAAAGAATGATGTCGAAGGTTTATCAAATTCTCTGAATCACGTACTTTGAGGTTTGTTTTTACAGAATCATCTGCACGAGCATATGAGACATTTGCCAGTTCTGATGCTTTCTCTATAATGGGAAAAATCAAGTCAGTCTCATAATTGTTGGGAACCTGCAAAAGAAAGTGCATcataatgaaaagaaattatGAATCAGaataaacatggaaggctacaAAACAGAAAACGCAAAGTTGAACTACAAATAATCAGAAGTTCCTGCAAGCAATGGTGAAAACTTCCTCAGAAATAAGTATTAGGAAATAAGTCTCAGAAGTTGGTTTGCTATGAGAACTACTTATCAGTTCATAAGACAGATGTGGCAAAGCAAGAAGTACCTTCTGAAGGATGCGAGCCATACGCTCCAAACCTAGCCCAGTGTCTATATTCATTTGTTTCAATGGTTCAAGTGAACCATCATCTGTTCTGTTGTATTGCATAAAAACCAGATTGTAGAACTCTATAAACCTAC
It encodes:
- the LOC131325567 gene encoding alanine--tRNA ligase, chloroplastic/mitochondrial isoform X3 codes for the protein MLRVVTKSFQVLLLCQRTQLFCLQLLECFSSSQYFLERFGLPAERLWISVYEDDDEAFSIWHDEASVPVERIKRMGEEDNFWTSGVTGPCGPCSEIYYDFHPERGFSETDLGDDSRFIEFYNLVFMQYNRTDDGSLEPLKQMNIDTGLGLERMARILQKVPNNYETDLIFPIIEKASELANVSYARADDSVKTNLKIIGDHMRAIVFLLSDGVVPSNIGRGYVVRRLIRRAVRTGRLAGITGDGRGNIEGAFLPTIAEKVIDMSTHIDSDVKARAPRILEELKREELRFVQTLERGEKLLDQMLVEALSSANENGTTPCLSGKDAFLLYDTYGFPVEITREVAGERGVSVDMHTFDIEMENQRRQSQAAHSAVKLEVGNDADLTASISNTEFLGYDTLSARAVVEGLLVNGKSVLQVSKGNEVEVLLNRTPFYAESGGQIGDNGFLFIPEARNQEQAVIEIKEVKKSHGNIFVHTGTVKEGSIEVGGEVEAAVDARLRQRAKVHHTATHLLQAALKKVIGQETSQAGSLVAFDRLRFDFNFHRPLLDNELMEIEELINSWITDATLLQTKVMALTDAKNAGAIAMFGEKYGEEVRVVEVPGVSMELCGGTHVSNTSELRGFKIISEQGIASGIRRIEAVAGEAFIEYINARDSYMKQLCSTLKVKAEEVPTRVETLLEELRSARNEISAARAKAAVYKASIVANKAFPVGTSTTIRVLVECMDDMDADSLKSAAEYLMDELQDPAAVILGSCPGEGKVSLIAAFTPAVVGMGIQAGKFIGPIAKLCGGGGGGRPNFAQAGGRKPENLSSALEKARAELVSLLSEKAS
- the LOC131325567 gene encoding alanine--tRNA ligase, chloroplastic/mitochondrial isoform X2, which gives rise to MESLKLPLSLGMSNPFLTSSLVSRFHPRCNLGLSNGCRNHSGFIIVFPTKFLSKHCNTKGVWSAQVSTRSTSASTQPITEELIEDNPKDLYTSGDSIRRRFLDFYASRGHKILPSASLVPEDPTVLLTIAGMLQFKPIFLGKVPRQVARATTSQRCIRTNDIENVGRTSRHHTFFEMLGNFSFGDYFKKEAIKWAWELTISEFGLPAERLWISVYEDDDEAFSIWHDEVGVPVERIKRMGEEDNFWTSGVTGPCGPCSEIYYDFHPERGFSETDLGDDSRFIEFYNLVFMQYNRTDDGSLEPLKQMNIDTGLGLERMARILQKVPNNYETDLIFPIIEKASELANVSYARADDSVKTNLKIIGDHMRAIVFLLSDGVVPSNIGRGYVVRRLIRRAVRTGRLAGITGDGRGNIEGAFLPTIAEKVIDMSTHIDSDVKARAPRILEELKREELRFVQTLERGEKLLDQMLVEALSSANENGTTPCLSGKDAFLLYDTYGFPVEITREVAGERGVSVDMHTFDIEMENQRRQSQAAHSAVKLEVGNDADLTASISNTEFLGYDTLSARAVVEGLLVNGKSVLQVSKGNEVEVLLNRTPFYAESGGQIGDNGFLFIPEARNQEQAVIEIKEVKKSHGNIFVHTGTVKEGSIEVGGEVEAAVDARLRQRAKVHHTATHLLQAALKKVIGQETSQAGSLVAFDRLRFDFNFHRPLLDNELMEIEELINSWITDATLLQTKVMALTDAKNAGAIAMFGEKYGEEVRVVEVPGVSMELCGGTHVSNTSELRGFKIISEQGIASGIRRIEAVAGEAFIEYINARDSYMKQLCSTLKVKAEEVPTRVETLLEELRSARNEISAARAKAAVYKASIVANKAFPVGTSTTIRVLVECMDDMDADSLKSAAEYLMDELQDPAAVILGSCPGEGKVSLIAAFTPAVVGMGIQAGKFIGPIAKLCGGGGGGRPNFAQAGGRKPENLSSALEKARAELVSLLSEKAS
- the LOC131325567 gene encoding alanine--tRNA ligase, chloroplastic/mitochondrial isoform X4; translated protein: MLRVVTKSFQVLLLCQRTQLFCLQLLECFSSSQYFLERFGLPAERLWISVYEDDDEAFSIWHDEVGVPVERIKRMGEEDNFWTSGVTGPCGPCSEIYYDFHPERGFSETDLGDDSRFIEFYNLVFMQYNRTDDGSLEPLKQMNIDTGLGLERMARILQKVPNNYETDLIFPIIEKASELANVSYARADDSVKTNLKIIGDHMRAIVFLLSDGVVPSNIGRGYVVRRLIRRAVRTGRLAGITGDGRGNIEGAFLPTIAEKVIDMSTHIDSDVKARAPRILEELKREELRFVQTLERGEKLLDQMLVEALSSANENGTTPCLSGKDAFLLYDTYGFPVEITREVAGERGVSVDMHTFDIEMENQRRQSQAAHSAVKLEVGNDADLTASISNTEFLGYDTLSARAVVEGLLVNGKSVLQVSKGNEVEVLLNRTPFYAESGGQIGDNGFLFIPEARNQEQAVIEIKEVKKSHGNIFVHTGTVKEGSIEVGGEVEAAVDARLRQRAKVHHTATHLLQAALKKVIGQETSQAGSLVAFDRLRFDFNFHRPLLDNELMEIEELINSWITDATLLQTKVMALTDAKNAGAIAMFGEKYGEEVRVVEVPGVSMELCGGTHVSNTSELRGFKIISEQGIASGIRRIEAVAGEAFIEYINARDSYMKQLCSTLKVKAEEVPTRVETLLEELRSARNEISAARAKAAVYKASIVANKAFPVGTSTTIRVLVECMDDMDADSLKSAAEYLMDELQDPAAVILGSCPGEGKVSLIAAFTPAVVGMGIQAGKFIGPIAKLCGGGGGGRPNFAQAGGRKPENLSSALEKARAELVSLLSEKAS
- the LOC131325567 gene encoding alanine--tRNA ligase, chloroplastic/mitochondrial isoform X1; this encodes MESLKLPLSLGMSNPFLTSSLVSRFHPRCNLGLSNGCRNHSGFIIVFPTKFLSKHCNTKGVWSAQVSTRSTSASTQPITEELIEDNPKDLYTSGDSIRRRFLDFYASRGHKILPSASLVPEDPTVLLTIAGMLQFKPIFLGKVPRQVARATTSQRCIRTNDIENVGRTSRHHTFFEMLGNFSFGDYFKKEAIKWAWELTISEFGLPAERLWISVYEDDDEAFSIWHDEASVPVERIKRMGEEDNFWTSGVTGPCGPCSEIYYDFHPERGFSETDLGDDSRFIEFYNLVFMQYNRTDDGSLEPLKQMNIDTGLGLERMARILQKVPNNYETDLIFPIIEKASELANVSYARADDSVKTNLKIIGDHMRAIVFLLSDGVVPSNIGRGYVVRRLIRRAVRTGRLAGITGDGRGNIEGAFLPTIAEKVIDMSTHIDSDVKARAPRILEELKREELRFVQTLERGEKLLDQMLVEALSSANENGTTPCLSGKDAFLLYDTYGFPVEITREVAGERGVSVDMHTFDIEMENQRRQSQAAHSAVKLEVGNDADLTASISNTEFLGYDTLSARAVVEGLLVNGKSVLQVSKGNEVEVLLNRTPFYAESGGQIGDNGFLFIPEARNQEQAVIEIKEVKKSHGNIFVHTGTVKEGSIEVGGEVEAAVDARLRQRAKVHHTATHLLQAALKKVIGQETSQAGSLVAFDRLRFDFNFHRPLLDNELMEIEELINSWITDATLLQTKVMALTDAKNAGAIAMFGEKYGEEVRVVEVPGVSMELCGGTHVSNTSELRGFKIISEQGIASGIRRIEAVAGEAFIEYINARDSYMKQLCSTLKVKAEEVPTRVETLLEELRSARNEISAARAKAAVYKASIVANKAFPVGTSTTIRVLVECMDDMDADSLKSAAEYLMDELQDPAAVILGSCPGEGKVSLIAAFTPAVVGMGIQAGKFIGPIAKLCGGGGGGRPNFAQAGGRKPENLSSALEKARAELVSLLSEKAS